From Primulina tabacum isolate GXHZ01 chromosome 2, ASM2559414v2, whole genome shotgun sequence, one genomic window encodes:
- the LOC142537860 gene encoding uncharacterized protein LOC142537860, with amino-acid sequence MANPGTSTWNLPVRSATDDPLNPYFLHHSDNPGITLVSQPLTGDNFASWSRAMKIAISVKNKFGFIDGSIPKPAESESNLMNAWNRNNNIVISWLLNSVSKDISASVLFAESAAEIWNDLKERFQQSNGSRIFQLRRELLNLRQDQDSVSVYFTKLKALWEELNHFRPSCNCGKCICGGTKNVEAYVQTDYTMTFLMGLNESFTHIRSQVLLHEPLPSISRVFALIVQEERQREIGGHQGTILPNQGMAFTLKADQSQAQLSNRKPQKYQKGRPFCTTCNIPGHTIDTCYKIHGYPPGYKTHFKGGSRNPVAPVNHVLGQTSVPETQDDTNVFQNINKGQMEQLMAMFIQQLSSADTKGNSLDNSVLPLS; translated from the coding sequence CTTGTTTCTCAACCACTCACAGGTGACAATTTTGCGTCATGGAGCCGAGCTATGAAGATTGCAATCTCAGTCAAGAACAAATTTGGTTTTATTGATGGATCCATTCCCAAACCAGCAGAGTCTGAATCAAATTTGATGAATGCTTGGAATCGTAACAACAACATAGTCATATCATGGCTATTGAATTCCGTTTCTAAAGACATTTCAGCTAGCGTTTTGTTTGCAGAATCAGCTGCAGAAATTTGGAACGATCTCAAGGAACGATTCCAGCAGAGCAATGGCTCTAGAATCTTCCAACTTCGCCGCGAATTGCTCAACCTTAGACAAGATCAAGATTCGGTTAGTGTCTATTTCACCAAACTTAAGGCACTATGGGAAGAGCTGAATCATTTTCGCCCCTCGTGTAATTGTGGAAAATGCATATGTGGTGGAACAAAGAATGTTGAGGCGTATGTTCAAACGGATTATACAATGACATTCCTTATGGGTCTCAATGAGTCATTCACTCACATCAGAAGTCAAGTTTTGCTTCATGAACCACTGCCATCAATCAGTCGAGTCTTTGCTCTAATTGTTCAAGAAGAACGCCAACGGGAAATCGGAGGACATCAAGGCACTATCCTACCAAATCAAGGCATGGCATTTACACTCAAAGCTGATCAATCTCAGGCACAACTGAGTAATCGCAAACCACAAAAATATCAGAAAGGAAGGCCATTCTGCACAACCTGTAATATTCCAGGACACACGATTGACACATGCTATAAGATACATGGCTACCCACCTGGATATAAGACTCATTTTAAGGGTGGATCTAGAAACCCAGTTGCTCCTGTCAATCATGTGCTGGGACAAACCAGTGTCCCTGAAACCCAAGATGACACAAATGTTTTCCAGAATATCAACAAAGGCCAAATGGAGCAATTAATGGCCATGTTTATTCAACAACTTTCTTCAGCAGACACAAAAGGAAACTCACTGGATAACTCAGTCCTTCCCCTATCATAG